A stretch of Bacteroidales bacterium DNA encodes these proteins:
- a CDS encoding sulfite exporter TauE/SafE family protein — protein sequence MTASEIITLVLIGLTAGVISGLMGVGGAIIMIPALVFFLGLSQHEAQGTSLLVLLFPVGLFAVINYYRQGYVNFKLGIIIILAFFAGSYFGSLLALRLPERPLKIMFGLLIIFLGARMIWKTIRA from the coding sequence ATGACTGCTTCTGAAATCATTACCCTGGTACTGATCGGACTAACGGCAGGGGTTATTTCAGGTTTGATGGGAGTGGGTGGCGCGATAATTATGATACCTGCCCTTGTATTCTTTTTGGGATTATCGCAACATGAAGCGCAGGGAACAAGCTTACTCGTATTACTGTTTCCCGTTGGCTTATTCGCCGTAATCAATTATTACCGGCAAGGTTATGTTAATTTCAAGCTTGGGATAATCATTATACTTGCTTTTTTTGCCGGAAGTTATTTTGGTTCGTTGTTGGCATTAAGGCTCCCTGAGCGACCGTTAAAGATTATGTTTGGTCTGCTAATTATTTTCCTGGGAGCCAGGATGATCTGGAAAACCATAAGGGCCTGA
- a CDS encoding class II fructose-bisphosphate aldolase: MLHYKELGLVNSKELFAKAVKGGYAIPAFNFNNLEQLQAIISACVETKSPVILQVSKGARKYANQTLLQYLAKGAVEYAKELGYAIPIVLHLDHGDSFETCKSCIESGFSSVMIDGSHFPYEENVRLTKQVVEFAHQHNVTVEGELGVLAGIEDEVSAEHSSYTRPEEVEDFVKKTGVDSLAISIGTSHGAFKFKVKPGELPPPLRFDILEGCEQRIPGFPIVLHGASSVPQDIVAEINKYGGKMENTAGISEDQLRRAAKSAVCKINIDSDGRLAMTAAIRKVFAEKPGEFDPRNYLGPARDKLKDLYKHKILNVLGSNDKA; this comes from the coding sequence ATGTTACACTATAAAGAATTAGGTTTAGTAAACTCAAAAGAACTGTTCGCGAAAGCCGTAAAAGGCGGTTATGCCATCCCGGCTTTTAACTTTAACAATCTTGAGCAGCTTCAGGCAATCATCAGTGCCTGTGTTGAAACCAAATCACCTGTTATTCTCCAGGTTTCAAAAGGTGCTCGGAAATATGCCAACCAGACACTTCTTCAGTACCTTGCAAAAGGCGCTGTAGAATACGCCAAAGAACTTGGCTATGCTATTCCTATTGTGCTCCACCTTGACCATGGTGATTCATTTGAAACCTGCAAGTCATGTATTGAATCCGGTTTCTCATCTGTTATGATCGACGGATCTCATTTCCCCTATGAAGAAAATGTAAGGCTTACCAAACAGGTTGTTGAGTTTGCCCATCAGCATAATGTTACTGTAGAAGGCGAATTAGGAGTGCTTGCAGGAATCGAAGATGAAGTTTCAGCAGAACATTCTTCCTATACCCGTCCCGAAGAAGTTGAAGATTTCGTTAAGAAAACCGGTGTTGATTCACTGGCCATTTCAATTGGTACTTCACATGGTGCTTTCAAATTCAAGGTAAAACCGGGTGAACTTCCTCCTCCTTTGCGTTTCGACATTCTCGAAGGTTGTGAACAACGCATCCCCGGATTCCCGATCGTGTTACACGGTGCATCCTCAGTTCCCCAGGATATCGTTGCCGAAATCAATAAATACGGCGGTAAAATGGAAAATACGGCAGGTATTTCAGAAGACCAGCTCCGCAGGGCTGCAAAATCGGCTGTTTGCAAAATTAACATCGACAGCGACGGTCGTTTAGCCATGACAGCTGCTATCCGTAAGGTTTTTGCAGAAAAACCGGGTGAATTCGACCCCCGTAACTACCTCGGCCCGGCTCGCGATAAACTGAAAGATCTTTACAAACACAAGATTCTGAATGTACTGGGTAGTAATGATAAAGCTTAA
- a CDS encoding amino acid permease, whose product MKGTNTGTFQKRLKLFDSTAIVTGSMIGSGIYIVSADIARNVGAPGWLLLVWLVTGVLTIIAAMTYGELSSLMPHAGGQYVFLKDAYNPLTGFLYGWAAFLVIQGGTIAAVAMGFAKFTGVLFPWVAEKHIWFSWHSLSFSTVHIVAIGSIILLTFINTRGIQFGKIIQNMFTSTKVGILLIFILLGLFVARSNQAVELNGRIFWTGMTYEGNLLTGISLIIAITTAMVGSLFSSDAWNNITFASDEVVNPRRNLPLSLVYGTITVSLIYFLVNIAYLQALPLRGDIHGADALNRGIQFATEDRVATAAMEGILGENAAIVMAILVMISTFGCNNGIILASARVYYAMAVDGLFFKGAGHLNSKGVPARALVIQAIWTSLLCLSGTYSDLLDYVVFTVLIFYILTILTVFIFRKRYPDRERAYKAPGYPVLPVIYIILVLFIMAVVGYTKPVFTLRGLAIVLIGVPVYFVWRRRR is encoded by the coding sequence ATGAAAGGCACTAATACAGGTACGTTCCAGAAAAGGTTAAAGCTGTTTGATTCAACAGCAATTGTTACGGGATCTATGATAGGATCAGGCATTTATATTGTGAGTGCCGACATTGCCCGGAACGTGGGAGCCCCTGGCTGGCTTTTGCTTGTGTGGCTGGTTACCGGAGTTCTTACAATAATTGCAGCAATGACTTATGGTGAACTATCATCGCTTATGCCTCATGCGGGAGGGCAGTATGTTTTCCTTAAAGATGCCTACAATCCGCTTACGGGATTTCTGTACGGATGGGCAGCATTTCTGGTAATACAGGGTGGAACCATTGCCGCAGTGGCCATGGGATTCGCAAAATTCACCGGGGTTCTTTTCCCCTGGGTTGCCGAAAAGCATATCTGGTTTTCATGGCATTCGCTGAGTTTTTCAACGGTTCATATTGTGGCTATTGGTTCGATCATTCTCCTTACATTCATAAATACACGGGGAATTCAATTCGGAAAAATAATTCAGAATATGTTTACCTCCACAAAGGTCGGTATCCTGCTGATCTTTATTCTCCTGGGCTTATTTGTGGCACGCAGCAACCAGGCAGTGGAGCTCAACGGCAGGATATTCTGGACAGGCATGACATACGAAGGCAATCTTCTGACTGGGATCAGTCTGATTATAGCTATAACAACGGCCATGGTAGGTTCCCTGTTTTCTTCCGATGCGTGGAACAATATTACATTTGCCTCGGATGAAGTGGTCAATCCCCGCCGCAACCTGCCGCTGAGTCTTGTTTATGGCACCATTACAGTAAGCCTGATTTATTTTCTCGTCAACATTGCTTACCTGCAGGCGCTTCCTTTGAGAGGGGACATCCACGGAGCCGATGCGCTGAACAGGGGAATCCAGTTCGCAACCGAGGACCGTGTAGCCACAGCCGCAATGGAAGGCATATTGGGTGAAAATGCGGCTATTGTGATGGCGATCCTGGTGATGATCTCGACTTTCGGATGCAACAACGGGATCATCCTGGCAAGTGCCCGTGTGTATTATGCCATGGCGGTTGACGGACTCTTTTTCAAAGGAGCGGGCCACCTGAATTCGAAAGGTGTACCGGCCAGGGCGCTGGTGATACAGGCTATATGGACTTCCCTTCTCTGCCTCTCGGGAACATACAGTGATTTGCTCGATTATGTGGTATTTACAGTCCTTATATTTTATATACTCACCATTCTTACCGTATTCATTTTCCGAAAGAGATACCCTGACAGGGAAAGAGCATACAAAGCACCCGGGTACCCGGTTTTGCCTGTTATTTACATTATTCTCGTCCTGTTTATCATGGCGGTTGTCGGGTATACAAAACCTGTTTTCACCTTGCGTGGATTGGCCATTGTACTGATTGGTGTACCGGTGTATTTTGTGTGGCGGAGGAGAAGATAG
- a CDS encoding MATE family efflux transporter, with translation MTFKNFFTDKTKGGTAELLAIAFPMIISTACDGVMTFTDRLFLSKLGPEQMNAAMGGGIAMQLMTFFFIGLTGYTTALVAQYYGAGQKKMGPVAATQAFIIALLAYPIILLAKPLMYHFFAFSKLPAAQLGFQVQYFNIVIFGSIAGILRNCLSCYFSGIGRTKIVMVANLTAMVVNVVLDYLMIFGKGGFPQMGVSGAALATVIGGFCGVFVLAVVYLGRKNNREFGISGSFRFNWGVMRKLLHFGYPAGLEFFMNFLAFTALIFVFDSEGNVVATASTIMFNWDLVSFIPLLGIEIGVTSLVGRYMGAGDPDTAHRAAMSGIKTGIFYSVVILALFLTIPNALVLVFRPEVPVDVFNQAVPIAASMIRLASLYVLAEAIMVAIVGALRGAGDTHFTMLISVCAHWTMLPVVFLILKVFNGSAVAGWLGLIIFFLVFCVFLILRYHSGKWKNIRVVEQPVDEPLMSSL, from the coding sequence ATGACATTCAAAAATTTCTTTACCGACAAAACAAAGGGCGGGACGGCCGAATTACTGGCCATCGCCTTTCCCATGATTATCTCTACAGCCTGTGACGGGGTAATGACTTTCACCGACAGGCTTTTCCTTTCAAAGCTGGGTCCCGAGCAAATGAACGCCGCCATGGGAGGAGGAATTGCCATGCAACTCATGACCTTCTTTTTTATTGGCCTTACCGGTTACACCACGGCGCTTGTTGCACAGTATTACGGGGCGGGACAGAAAAAAATGGGTCCGGTTGCCGCCACCCAGGCCTTCATTATTGCCCTGCTGGCTTACCCGATTATTCTGCTGGCTAAGCCATTGATGTATCATTTTTTTGCATTTTCAAAGCTGCCGGCTGCCCAACTTGGCTTCCAGGTTCAGTATTTTAACATTGTTATTTTCGGATCCATCGCCGGAATTCTAAGAAACTGCCTCAGTTGCTACTTCTCGGGAATCGGTCGCACAAAAATCGTTATGGTTGCCAATCTCACTGCTATGGTTGTTAATGTGGTGCTGGATTACTTAATGATTTTCGGGAAAGGCGGTTTCCCGCAGATGGGAGTCAGCGGTGCTGCGCTGGCCACAGTGATCGGAGGATTCTGCGGAGTTTTCGTACTTGCTGTCGTTTATCTTGGCAGGAAGAATAACAGGGAATTCGGCATATCCGGTTCATTCCGTTTTAACTGGGGTGTGATGCGGAAATTATTACATTTCGGCTACCCTGCCGGGCTTGAGTTCTTCATGAATTTCCTCGCATTTACAGCCCTGATCTTTGTTTTTGATTCCGAGGGCAATGTGGTGGCAACGGCAAGTACCATAATGTTCAATTGGGACCTAGTGTCTTTTATTCCTCTGCTAGGAATCGAAATTGGCGTTACGAGCCTTGTCGGCCGTTATATGGGTGCCGGAGATCCTGACACTGCCCACCGTGCAGCCATGTCGGGTATAAAAACCGGCATATTCTATTCGGTTGTCATTCTTGCGCTGTTCCTTACAATCCCGAATGCCCTTGTTCTTGTTTTCAGGCCTGAAGTTCCGGTTGACGTATTTAACCAGGCTGTTCCGATTGCGGCATCAATGATCCGGTTGGCTTCATTATATGTGCTTGCAGAAGCCATCATGGTTGCCATTGTGGGTGCGTTAAGGGGTGCCGGGGACACCCATTTCACTATGCTGATCTCGGTATGTGCTCACTGGACCATGTTGCCGGTTGTTTTCCTCATCCTGAAAGTCTTCAACGGTTCTGCAGTGGCAGGTTGGCTTGGGCTGATCATCTTCTTCCTCGTTTTCTGCGTGTTCCTTATATTAAGGTATCACAGCGGTAAGTGGAAAAATATCCGTGTTGTGGAGCAACCGGTGGATGAACCGCTGATGAGCAGCCTGTAG
- a CDS encoding lipocalin family protein, with protein MDSRFILACIFMWSAAEANSQALFTSDSVDMEKYSGKWYEIATVSNGNSKDCHCTTADYEYLNGRLEMIDRCIVFKNGKSKMIESGSRGYPVDGSRNLQLKISPFSSSYYIIMVDKDYTWAVVSKQKQGKIRILYRDAYMPSTLYKEILKELKTKGYSVESIQKTSQNCDLVGERF; from the coding sequence ATGGATAGCCGATTCATTCTGGCATGTATTTTCATGTGGTCAGCTGCTGAAGCCAATAGCCAGGCGCTTTTCACTTCAGACAGTGTTGATATGGAAAAATATTCGGGTAAGTGGTACGAAATTGCCACTGTAAGTAACGGGAATTCAAAAGACTGTCATTGTACAACTGCTGATTACGAGTATTTAAATGGTCGTTTGGAAATGATTGACCGTTGCATCGTTTTCAAAAACGGAAAATCGAAAATGATTGAATCCGGAAGCAGGGGATACCCGGTTGACGGTTCACGCAATTTACAACTGAAGATAAGCCCATTCTCATCTTCTTATTATATTATAATGGTCGACAAGGACTATACCTGGGCCGTTGTGAGCAAGCAGAAGCAGGGTAAGATCAGAATCCTCTACAGGGATGCCTATATGCCGTCGACTCTCTACAAAGAGATTCTGAAGGAGCTTAAAACAAAAGGTTATTCGGTTGAATCCATTCAAAAGACTTCCCAGAATTGTGATTTAGTGGGCGAGCGTTTTTGA
- the typA gene encoding translational GTPase TypA has protein sequence MRDIRNVAIIAHVDHGKTTLVDKILVQTRFFKEYENPGELVMDSNELERERGITILAKNVSVIYNDVKINIIDTPGHSDFGGEVERVLNMADGVLLLVDAFEGTMPQTRFVLQKALILGLKPIVVINKVDKPNCRPEEVQEQVFELMFNLNANEDQLNFPTIYGSAKQGWMSADWKNPTSDITALLDAILQHIPAPKKIKGSPQMLISNLDYSNYLGRIAIGRLHRGELNENMNVSLVKRDGSVIRTRIKELSVYEGLTYKNVPKVECGDICALVGIEGFNIGDTITEVENPEALESISVDEPTMSMLFTINDSPFYGKEGKYVTSRHLKDRLEKELEKNLALRIEPSGSADSFIVYGRGVLHLSILIETMRREGYELQVGQPKVIIKSIAGEPCEPVEVLYIDLPEEYAGKAIEMVSSRRGQMLTMERRGDRVHLEFDIPSRGIIGLRSNLLTATAGEAVMSHRFKDFEPLKGDIERRINGSLIAMETGIAYAYAIDKLRDRGVFFVDSQENVYAGQVVGEHCRGGDLTVNVTKSKKLTNMRASGSDEKVKLIPPVRFSLEEALEYIQEDEYVEITPQSIRLRKILLSEHDRKRAGKAVLGV, from the coding sequence ATGAGAGATATCCGAAATGTGGCTATAATTGCGCACGTTGATCATGGAAAGACAACGCTTGTAGACAAGATCCTGGTTCAAACCCGGTTTTTTAAGGAATATGAGAACCCGGGAGAACTGGTGATGGACAGTAATGAACTGGAGCGCGAACGAGGGATTACGATTTTAGCCAAGAATGTATCCGTTATATATAATGACGTAAAGATCAATATTATTGACACACCCGGTCACTCCGATTTCGGTGGTGAGGTGGAACGTGTTCTGAATATGGCCGACGGGGTGCTGCTGCTTGTGGATGCTTTTGAAGGCACCATGCCTCAAACCCGTTTTGTTTTACAGAAAGCGCTCATCCTGGGTCTAAAGCCGATCGTGGTGATCAATAAAGTAGACAAACCCAATTGCCGGCCCGAAGAAGTGCAGGAACAGGTGTTTGAGCTGATGTTCAACCTGAACGCCAATGAAGACCAGTTAAACTTTCCGACCATTTACGGTTCTGCCAAACAGGGATGGATGTCGGCCGACTGGAAAAACCCCACTTCCGATATTACGGCCCTGCTGGATGCCATTCTGCAGCATATTCCGGCACCGAAGAAAATTAAGGGAAGTCCCCAGATGCTGATTTCGAACCTCGACTACTCAAATTACCTTGGTAGGATAGCCATCGGCCGTTTACACAGGGGCGAGCTCAACGAGAACATGAACGTTTCGCTTGTAAAGAGGGACGGCAGTGTGATCCGCACAAGGATCAAAGAATTGTCGGTTTATGAAGGGCTTACTTACAAGAATGTTCCGAAAGTTGAATGCGGTGATATCTGTGCTCTGGTGGGAATTGAAGGTTTCAACATCGGTGATACCATAACGGAAGTTGAAAACCCGGAAGCCCTTGAATCTATCAGTGTGGATGAGCCTACAATGAGTATGCTTTTCACAATCAATGATTCGCCGTTTTACGGGAAAGAAGGAAAATATGTCACATCAAGGCATTTAAAGGACAGGCTGGAAAAAGAACTTGAAAAAAATCTGGCACTACGAATAGAGCCATCGGGATCAGCCGATTCATTCATTGTTTACGGAAGAGGTGTGCTGCACCTGTCGATCCTGATAGAAACCATGCGACGTGAAGGATATGAATTACAGGTAGGCCAGCCGAAAGTTATTATTAAAAGCATTGCCGGCGAGCCGTGTGAGCCGGTTGAGGTGCTGTATATCGATTTGCCCGAGGAATATGCAGGCAAGGCTATTGAAATGGTATCATCCCGCAGGGGCCAGATGCTGACAATGGAAAGAAGGGGCGACAGGGTGCATCTCGAATTTGACATTCCTTCGAGGGGAATTATCGGCCTCAGGAGTAATTTACTCACAGCCACAGCAGGTGAGGCAGTAATGTCGCACCGGTTCAAGGATTTTGAACCGCTCAAGGGCGATATTGAAAGGCGTATCAATGGTTCGCTGATAGCCATGGAAACCGGTATTGCTTACGCGTATGCCATCGATAAATTAAGAGATCGCGGAGTATTCTTTGTGGATTCACAGGAAAATGTGTATGCCGGCCAGGTAGTCGGAGAACATTGCCGGGGCGGCGATCTGACAGTGAATGTAACGAAATCGAAGAAACTTACCAATATGAGGGCTTCAGGAAGCGACGAAAAGGTTAAGCTTATACCTCCCGTGCGCTTTAGTCTTGAAGAAGCTCTCGAATACATACAGGAAGACGAATATGTTGAAATCACTCCTCAATCCATTCGTCTCCGTAAAATCCTCCTCAGCGAACATGACCGCAAAAGAGCAGGGAAAGCGGTTTTAGGGGTATAG
- a CDS encoding ammonium transporter — MKGLFKRCMISAGVLLFFATGSIFAADAVPIDTGVTAWMLTSTALVLLMVPGLALFYGGLVRTKNVLGTMMHSFVAMGIMAILWVLVGYSMSFGSNVLGGWFGWNKDYFMLKGIDETITSAGIPEYVFTMFQGKFAIITPALIAGAFAERVSFKGYVVFIALWGLLVYNPLCHWVWASDGFLFNMGAKGAIDFAGGTVVHIASGVSGLVAALYLGSRRGHPKTAFAPSNLVITMLGAGLLWVGWFGFNAGSSVGSGLLTAQALTATQVAAASGAMAWIVIEALHQGKSTALGFASGILAGLVAVTPAAGVVQPAGAMALGVAAAGVCYGTILLKNRLGYDDSLDAFGIHGIGGIVGSLLLVFFIRNSWMKDAATAAGGSWSVWQQLGVQAAAVGIAVAYAAICTYVLIILVNKLVGFRASTEAEMQGLDYSYHGEQGYGMLNPR; from the coding sequence ATGAAAGGATTATTTAAACGATGTATGATTAGTGCCGGCGTTTTGCTGTTTTTCGCCACCGGCTCTATTTTTGCTGCGGACGCTGTACCTATTGATACAGGAGTCACAGCATGGATGCTTACTTCAACAGCATTAGTTCTGTTAATGGTTCCCGGACTAGCCCTTTTTTACGGCGGTTTGGTGAGAACCAAGAATGTACTGGGAACCATGATGCACAGCTTTGTTGCCATGGGAATTATGGCTATTCTATGGGTATTGGTGGGTTATTCCATGAGTTTCGGATCTAATGTGCTGGGCGGATGGTTTGGATGGAACAAGGACTATTTCATGCTCAAGGGTATTGATGAAACCATTACATCGGCCGGAATTCCCGAATATGTGTTCACTATGTTCCAGGGTAAATTTGCCATTATCACTCCTGCTCTTATAGCAGGCGCATTTGCAGAACGTGTTTCCTTTAAAGGTTATGTTGTTTTTATCGCCCTGTGGGGATTGCTTGTATATAATCCTTTATGTCACTGGGTATGGGCCAGCGATGGTTTCCTATTCAACATGGGTGCCAAGGGAGCCATAGACTTCGCCGGAGGTACCGTTGTTCATATTGCATCAGGCGTCAGCGGTCTTGTAGCAGCTTTATACCTGGGATCCAGGAGAGGCCATCCCAAAACGGCTTTTGCACCCAGCAACCTGGTGATTACAATGCTCGGAGCAGGATTGTTGTGGGTAGGCTGGTTTGGATTCAACGCTGGAAGCAGCGTGGGAAGCGGACTTTTAACGGCACAGGCTTTGACAGCCACCCAGGTCGCTGCTGCATCCGGTGCAATGGCATGGATCGTTATTGAAGCACTCCACCAGGGAAAATCAACCGCTCTTGGGTTTGCATCAGGTATACTGGCAGGACTTGTAGCTGTTACGCCTGCAGCAGGCGTGGTTCAGCCGGCCGGAGCCATGGCACTCGGAGTTGCCGCCGCCGGTGTATGTTACGGAACCATTCTTCTTAAAAACAGGCTTGGTTACGACGATAGCCTTGATGCCTTTGGAATTCACGGAATAGGTGGTATTGTAGGTTCTCTTTTACTTGTGTTCTTTATTCGCAACAGTTGGATGAAAGATGCAGCAACAGCGGCAGGCGGTTCATGGTCGGTTTGGCAGCAGCTCGGTGTTCAGGCAGCAGCCGTTGGAATTGCCGTGGCATATGCAGCCATATGTACCTATGTGCTTATCATTCTCGTGAATAAACTGGTCGGCTTCCGTGCTTCAACCGAAGCTGAAATGCAGGGACTCGATTACTCCTATCATGGTGAGCAGGGTTATGGCATGTTGAATCCCCGCTAA
- a CDS encoding P-II family nitrogen regulator, whose product MKLITAIIRENKLDQVREALIEAEITRITVSRVSGHGQQLKEEIYRGSKVIPNLIPKTRIDIAVNDSFVDITVDTIIKAARSNHEGEVGDGKIFITPLEECIRIRTGERGGKAI is encoded by the coding sequence ATGAAACTGATAACAGCAATTATACGGGAAAACAAGCTCGACCAGGTACGAGAGGCCCTTATTGAAGCAGAAATTACACGAATTACGGTAAGCAGGGTTTCCGGTCACGGTCAGCAGCTTAAGGAGGAGATATACAGAGGTTCAAAAGTTATCCCTAATCTGATCCCGAAAACAAGAATCGATATAGCCGTAAATGATAGTTTTGTCGATATTACTGTCGACACCATTATAAAAGCAGCACGATCGAACCATGAAGGAGAAGTGGGAGACGGTAAGATTTTTATCACTCCGCTTGAAGAATGTATAAGGATCCGGACAGGTGAAAGGGGAGGTAAAGCAATATAA
- a CDS encoding mechanosensitive ion channel domain-containing protein codes for MNLSVNTRLRFLFDLQELLQGWGFSQSQANAINIVFGILNILILAWLADIVTKRIIIVVISRMVAKTKTVWDDILLEKNVLNKLAHLAPALVLWFSVGHVLFQYKVIMGLTQKALSIYMIVITIMAINAFLKGVNEIYRTLPAAQGKSIKGFTQIVQIVAYFIAAISIISILTNTPSHKLITGLGAAAAVLMLVFKDTILGFVASVQLSANDMLRIGDWITMQKYGADGNVIEVTLNTVKVRNFDKTITTIPTYTMVSDSFINWRGTEEESARRFKKYLNIDMKTVTFCTPGLLARVGGIKTLGEFLEHQDKKKKQENVSLLHESELTNITLFRKYIVGILRNHPQLNHKLPMLVRQLQPTELGIPLEIIAFVKGTEALVYEEVQSDLFDHLLAILPEFELEVFQNPSTNVRTLEKIRPVSEMRN; via the coding sequence ATGAATCTTTCGGTAAACACCCGTCTCAGGTTTCTTTTCGATTTACAGGAACTCCTCCAGGGTTGGGGATTTTCACAATCCCAGGCTAACGCGATCAATATAGTTTTTGGTATCCTGAATATTCTTATTCTTGCCTGGTTGGCTGATATTGTTACAAAACGCATCATTATTGTGGTGATATCGCGTATGGTAGCCAAAACCAAGACGGTATGGGATGATATTCTCCTTGAAAAAAACGTATTAAACAAGCTTGCCCACCTGGCTCCTGCACTGGTTCTATGGTTCAGCGTAGGCCATGTTTTATTCCAGTATAAGGTCATTATGGGTTTAACCCAGAAAGCGCTCAGCATTTACATGATTGTTATTACCATTATGGCCATAAACGCCTTCCTTAAAGGGGTGAATGAAATATATCGCACTCTGCCGGCTGCCCAGGGAAAATCAATAAAAGGCTTTACACAGATTGTACAGATTGTGGCTTACTTTATTGCAGCCATTTCAATCATATCGATTCTTACCAACACCCCGTCGCATAAGCTGATTACCGGTCTGGGTGCCGCAGCGGCAGTACTCATGCTGGTTTTTAAGGATACAATACTTGGCTTTGTTGCCAGCGTTCAGCTGTCAGCCAATGATATGCTCAGGATAGGTGACTGGATTACCATGCAGAAATATGGCGCCGATGGGAATGTAATTGAGGTTACACTGAACACGGTCAAAGTAAGGAATTTCGACAAAACCATAACAACTATACCCACTTACACCATGGTATCGGATTCGTTTATCAACTGGAGGGGAACAGAGGAAGAATCAGCACGAAGGTTCAAAAAATACCTGAATATTGACATGAAAACTGTTACTTTCTGCACTCCGGGATTGCTGGCCAGGGTAGGAGGCATTAAAACACTGGGTGAATTTCTTGAACACCAGGATAAAAAGAAAAAACAGGAAAATGTTTCCCTGTTGCATGAAAGTGAACTTACCAATATCACTCTTTTCAGGAAATACATCGTGGGAATATTACGGAACCATCCGCAACTGAACCATAAACTGCCTATGCTGGTGCGACAGCTGCAACCGACCGAATTAGGAATTCCCCTTGAAATCATTGCTTTTGTTAAAGGCACTGAAGCTCTTGTTTATGAGGAAGTGCAATCGGATTTGTTTGATCATTTGCTGGCTATTCTGCCTGAATTTGAACTGGAAGTATTTCAGAATCCTTCAACCAATGTAAGAACCCTTGAAAAAATAAGACCGGTAAGTGAAATGAGAAACTAA
- a CDS encoding DUF6249 domain-containing protein, translating into MNEGFTAVMFFLTFFGSIFGVAYFYFTTRNRERLALIEKNADASIFKIEPVNVFKKFSIKLGMLFMGGGIGVLVGNILTVSTRLEEPVAYMSMIFLFAGAGLVSSYFVARKVKD; encoded by the coding sequence ATGAACGAAGGATTTACAGCAGTGATGTTTTTCCTGACATTTTTCGGATCCATTTTTGGAGTTGCATATTTCTATTTCACTACCCGGAACCGTGAAAGGTTGGCCCTCATCGAGAAAAATGCCGATGCTTCTATTTTTAAAATAGAACCGGTTAACGTATTTAAGAAATTTTCAATCAAGCTCGGTATGTTATTTATGGGCGGCGGCATTGGCGTGTTGGTAGGAAATATTCTTACCGTTTCAACAAGGCTTGAGGAGCCGGTTGCCTATATGTCAATGATTTTCCTTTTTGCCGGTGCCGGTTTGGTTTCCTCCTATTTTGTGGCCAGGAAAGTAAAAGACTAA
- a CDS encoding RNA polymerase sigma factor: protein MIYLEDTQVINRILAGNTREYEVLVNRYKDLAFTIAFRILNNREDAEEAAQDSFIKAFRGLSSFRKDSGFSTWLYRIVYNTAVSKKRLKKQIFQNIDELPLSDLTDAPKYDFDAMAERGMILEKAMQRLPEEDRVLITLFYVNESSVEEIQQITGMSKSNIKVRLFRSRKKLQELVSKMTEKIYF from the coding sequence ATGATTTATTTGGAAGACACACAGGTAATCAATCGCATCCTTGCCGGAAATACAAGGGAATACGAGGTGCTGGTTAACAGGTATAAAGACCTGGCATTCACAATAGCATTCCGCATTCTGAATAACCGCGAGGACGCCGAAGAAGCTGCACAGGACTCATTTATTAAGGCATTCCGCGGACTGAGCAGTTTCAGGAAGGATTCAGGATTTTCAACCTGGCTATACAGGATCGTATACAATACGGCTGTATCAAAGAAACGTCTGAAAAAACAGATATTTCAGAATATTGATGAGTTGCCGTTATCCGACCTGACCGATGCACCCAAATATGACTTCGATGCTATGGCCGAAAGAGGCATGATACTTGAAAAGGCTATGCAACGCTTACCCGAAGAAGACAGGGTGCTTATTACACTGTTCTATGTGAATGAGTCTTCGGTTGAAGAAATACAGCAAATAACAGGCATGTCGAAGTCGAATATTAAAGTAAGGCTCTTCCGGTCGCGAAAGAAACTGCAGGAGCTGGTGAGTAAAATGACTGAAAAGATTTATTTTTAA